Within Candidatus Obscuribacterales bacterium, the genomic segment GGGTTTGGATCACCACATTGCGTTTATAGCCCGTGCTAATTTGCAGCTCTTCACTGAGATTTTCACAGAAGGGGACCAGGTCAATGGGGATGGGCTGGAAGGGCACGCGACCGGCCTCGGCACGTCCAATCAGCAGCACATCGTCGAGCAGGCGGGTCATCTGCTCCACCCCGGTTTGAATACGTTCGTAATGCTTTAGGCGCTTCTCCTCAGAGCATTTGTTGCCAAAGTGGCGCAAAATTTCTGATGAACCCAGGATGGTAGCCAGGGGGGTACGAAATTCGTGTGATGCCATGCTGATGAAGCGAGATTTTAATTCATTAAGCTGTTTCTCTTTTTCCAGGGCATTGCGAATTTCCTGCTCAACGCGCTTGTATTTGGTGATGTCTTGGGTGGTGACCATGCCTGCAAAGCAGTCGCCTTGACTATCCTTGAGGGGCGTGACCTGGACGAGATAGATGCGATCGCGGAGAGATATTTCAAGACTGCTAGATTCACCAGCCAGTGCTTGGCGGTAGTGTGGTTCTAACTGCTCAGCAATAGACGCTGGAAACACGTCCCAAAGGGTTTTACCCTCAATGCTGGTTTTGGATAGATTCATCAACTCCAGCCCGGTGCCATCGGCGATGGTATAGCGCAGATGGGGATCAAACAGCAGCACTGCTCCGTTGGGAAAATTCTTAGCCAAGGTGCGATACTGCTCTTCACTTTGGCGTAGCTTTTGTTCTGCTGTGCGGCGGGCGGTGATGTCTTCACAGGTGCCGAGAATGCCTACCACTTGGCGATCGCTGTCGTGGAGAGGAATCAGATTCTTGTCGATCCAATATTGCTGACCATCAGCTTGGATCTGGGCTTCTATCACATGGTACTGAGGACAGTCGGACTCCATGACGCGGCGATCGTCTTGGCGATAGTACTCAGCAGCATCGGGAGCCCAGGAGAACAGATCGAAGTCGGTTTTTCCATCACCTAGGTCTGCAGGAGATTCCAACCCCACCACATGGGCGAAGGCCAAGTTACAGCCGAGATAAACCGAGTTGCGATCCTTCCAGAAAATTGCTTCGGGGATATTGTCTACCACCAATTGCAGCAACTGCTGGGATTCATAGAGCTGGCTTTCAACCCGTTTACGCTCGGTGATGTCAATGCCCACAAATACGGCGGCATGGTCTTGGGCATACTTTTGGGCGACGACTAGATACTCATACTCAGTGCCGTTAATATCCAAACGGGTTTCACGGGTGGCGGTGTGGCTGGAACTAGTGAAGAATTCTTCTACAAAGGTGTTAAATTCCAACCGTCCGCCTAGGAAACCGATGGGTTTTCCGCTAAAATCTTCTGGCGATCGCCCAAATGCTTCCGCCATGCGCGTATTGACGCCTTGATAGACCAAATCATCGCGGATCCAAGAAATCAAACCCGGTACCGCATCCAACACCACCCGCAGCTGATCCTTGGCGCGTTGGAGTTCGGCTTGGGTACGTTTGCGATCGCTAATGTCGCGAATAATCACCATCACCTCATGGCGATCGCTGACGGCAAAGCGGGCTTCGTAGTCATAAAGGGTGTTGCCTAGCTTGAGCTGATACTCAAAACTCTGGATCACCTTTGTCTCTAATGCCCGCTGCACATAGGTCAAGGTCATCTGGGCAATTTCGGGGGGAAAGACATCGGTGAGGTGTTTGCCCAAGAATTCATCATCGGGTACTGGGATCACCCCATGGGCATCGGGTTTCTTGTTCACCAAAATGCCATCTCGGGTGATGCGTAAAATGGCATCCGGCAGGGCTCCTAGCAGGGCCCGATTGGTGGCCATGCTTTGTTTGAGAATAATTTCGGTTTGTTGCCGCTTGAGAGCACTGGCAATAATCTCTCCGACCAAGATCAAGAGCATGATGGTGTCTTGTCCCCAAGACCGGAGCGATCGCTCTGCATCTAGCCCCACAAAACCCAACAGGGATTGCTCCAGCACAATAGGTACCTGGATAGCTGCCTTCATTTGCGGTTGGCGATGGAGCAGGCGATCGCTGGGTGGCGTGGGTGGCAGGGCAGCAATAGCAAAGCCACGCAAGCTTCTCAGATGGTCTAGGCGATCGACATAGTCTTGAATTTGCAGATTTTGGTAGTTGGCCTGCAAGGAGAGACTTGTTGAGGCACACCATTCATGGGTATTCGAGATCTGGCTTT encodes:
- a CDS encoding PAS domain-containing protein; amino-acid sequence: MVDSLLHTVVTVTPDTPLLEVLRLMSCVQSAPQFLPDSDPHSDLPWRSPDPRPNCALVTDAERLVGIITSKNIIQALTPDPAFAVVCAQDVMTTPVISLSELDLQNPETIAHYFQRHAIHHLPVVNAQGHPLGLLTSEQFLQYQLNTQLQDEITRHHQTEEALQQRIRLEELVTTISAQFIPLEAAQIDDGIRRALQAIAEFTGADRGYLFRVSENQSQISNTHEWCASTSLSLQANYQNLQIQDYVDRLDHLRSLRGFAIAALPPTPPSDRLLHRQPQMKAAIQVPIVLEQSLLGFVGLDAERSLRSWGQDTIMLLILVGEIIASALKRQQTEIILKQSMATNRALLGALPDAILRITRDGILVNKKPDAHGVIPVPDDEFLGKHLTDVFPPEIAQMTLTYVQRALETKVIQSFEYQLKLGNTLYDYEARFAVSDRHEVMVIIRDISDRKRTQAELQRAKDQLRVVLDAVPGLISWIRDDLVYQGVNTRMAEAFGRSPEDFSGKPIGFLGGRLEFNTFVEEFFTSSSHTATRETRLDINGTEYEYLVVAQKYAQDHAAVFVGIDITERKRVESQLYESQQLLQLVVDNIPEAIFWKDRNSVYLGCNLAFAHVVGLESPADLGDGKTDFDLFSWAPDAAEYYRQDDRRVMESDCPQYHVIEAQIQADGQQYWIDKNLIPLHDSDRQVVGILGTCEDITARRTAEQKLRQSEEQYRTLAKNFPNGAVLLFDPHLRYTIADGTGLELMNLSKTSIEGKTLWDVFPASIAEQLEPHYRQALAGESSSLEISLRDRIYLVQVTPLKDSQGDCFAGMVTTQDITKYKRVEQEIRNALEKEKQLNELKSRFISMASHEFRTPLATILGSSEILRHFGNKCSEEKRLKHYERIQTGVEQMTRLLDDVLLIGRAEAGRVPFQPIPIDLVPFCENLSEELQISTGYKRNVVIQTQFAPDAIASLVIEADEQLLRQVLTNLLSNAIKYSHPGGVVDFSIMLDVRSVVFSIADQGIGIPDADQARLFEQFHRAGNVGTTQGTGLGLSIVKKSVELHGGTITLVSHVNQGTTCTVTLPLTQTPSVD